A region from the Leishmania panamensis strain MHOM/PA/94/PSC-1 chromosome 20 sequence genome encodes:
- a CDS encoding hypothetical protein (TriTrypDB/GeneDB-style sysID: LpmP.20.2250.B~disrupted due to non-sequenced internal amino acid repeat): MSYIPLEGSVVSYEFLDAHKEWLWAVGTVTRCDDRVCVIKQWVGATVDETMVTKLESEAASSKAEAKAYQERLLAIRGNINSQDSRTSKEERERTSQELSECLALIGKHRNHSRSLLADLERIKGSSVMQVKCQHFAPASSSITVLCSSVLRVISQTTVPFLLLSSEEVDSMEEVIQSRNQLNSELHKLRAAVEAANIENDDLHNQLRHLAEQLKCMENVSTPIGISDGVESGSVFSEKLKEHQHLDLLSAWDKNAASVVTDHTITFPWVDGDTLLHHKPEETKSVFIAEAAFACCAPIQCVSNLKMAARGKHLSAEFSVSHPATLTTKEINQRLSSYPFPSMHGLHEDPLGAKTGLDKAIERLEHALGIPEGKHEGLCFDEFMENMPDTTFSSDKDAYESEIGDLLMLLDKLNNENRSLQYTLDKSAIELKKQLAASQRDQDALHTEVAQLRHIVAKLKDLAEQQEKQLEEHRLQKQRAEQTRFRHHLALLEDPARNSEYAVTIDEYRRQKEAADNLQAAVIEQKAKTDEMHQLLKDYELQCTQATDQLSELKEALAVKKEETNQNLRAIESELMDTLIQLKAAEAYAQVILQLNTKQKEELTAFRQKRIKALAQREASGCLPSSASSKITESAQHHPISPAEITREPLYAVTLEEYRDRDAAVG; encoded by the coding sequence ATGTCCTATATACCTCTGGAAGGGTCTGTTGTGTCTTATGAGTTTCTGGATGCTCATAAGGAGTGGCTGTGGGCTGTTGGGACTGTTACTCGCTGTGATGACCGTGTGTGCGTAATCAAGCAGTGGGTGGGCGCCACAGTAGATGAAACTATGGTGACAAAACTAGAGAGTGAAGCCGCTTCTTCGAAGGCTGAAGCGAAGGCCTACCAAGAGCGTCTCCTCGCCATTCGCGGGAACATTAACTCACAGGACTCTAGAACTtccaaggaggagagagagcgaacgTCACAGGAGTTGTCAGAGTGCCTTGCCTTAATTGGCAAACATCGAAATCACTCTCGATCATTGTTGGCTGATCTGGAAAGGATAAAGGGATCTTCGGTAATGCAGGTGAAATGCCAACATTTCGCCCCAGCGTCTTCTTCCATAACAGTCCTCTGTAGTTCCGTTCTGCGGGTCATATCGCAGACGACAGTTCCGTTTCTCTTGCTTTCCTCAGAGGAAGTAGATTCTATGGAGGAGGTGATTCAGAGTCGCAACCAGCTCAACAGTGAGCTTCATAAActgcgcgccgccgttgaGGCGGCGAATATCGAAAATGATGACTTGCACAATCAGCTTCGCCACCTCGCCGAGCAGCTGAAGTGCATGGAGAATGTATCGACACCCATAGGAATTTCTGATGGTGTGGAGAGCGGATCTGTTTTCTCCGAAAAACTAAAAGAGCACCAGCATTTGGACTTGCTATCGGCATGGGACAAGAACGCAGCGTCGGTAGTGACTGACCATACTATAACATTTCCTTGGGTTGATGGAGATACCCTGTTACATCACAAACCCGAGGAAACGAAATCCGTCTTTATCGCGGAGGCTGCCTTTGCATGTTGCGCGCCGATTCAGTGCGTGTCAAATCTGAAAATGGCAGCCCGTGGAAAACACCTTTCTGCAGAATTCTCCGTCAGCCATCCCGCAACTTTGACAACGAAGGAGATCAATCAGAGGCTCTCAAGCTACCCTTTTCCATCTATGCACGGCCTTCATGAGGATCCTCTGGGTGCAAAGACTGGGCTCGACAAAGCTATCGAACGCCTTGAGCACGCCCTGGGCATTCCAGAAGGTAAGCATGAAGGTCTATGCTTCGACGAGTTCATGGAGAACATGCCAGACACCACTTTTAGCAGCGACAAAGATGCGTACGAGAGCGAAATTGGAGACTTACTCATGCTCCTCGACAAGCTCAATAACGAGAATCGCTCCCTACAATACACTCTAGACAAATCTGCTATCGAGTTGAAGAAGCAGCTTGCAGCGTCTCAGAGAGATCAAGATGCACTACACACCGAGGTTGCTCAGCTCCGCCATATTGTCGCAAAGCTTAAGGACCTTGCAGAACAACAGGAGAAACAACTTGAAGAACATCGCCTGCAGAAACAACGGGCTGAACAAACTCGAttccgccaccaccttgcTCTCCTAGAAGACCCAGCACGGAACTCAGAGTACGCTGTTACAATAGATGAATACCGCCGTCAAAAAGAAGCTGCCGATAACCTTCAGGCGGCAGTCATTGAGCAAAAAGCGAAGACTGACGAAATGCATCAGCTCCTCAAAGACTACGAGCTGCAGTGTACCCAGGCCACTGACCAGCTCAGTGAACTCAAAGAAGCCCTGGCTGTcaaaaaagaagaaacaaatCAAAATTTGCGTGCCATCGAATCCGAACTCATGGATACCCTAATCCAGCTCAAGGCTGCAGAAGCATACGCCCAGGTTATCCTACAACTCAACACCAAACAGAAAGAAGAGCTTACCGCTTTCCGACAAAAGCGTATTAAAGCGCTCGCCCAACGAGAAGCTAGCGGCTGTCTACCTTCGTCCGCTTCTTCCAAAATAACAGAATCAGCGCAACATCATCCCATTTCCCCAGCCGAAATCACAAGAGAACCGCTGTACGCTGTGACACTGGAGGAGTACCGCGACAGGGATGCGGCCGTGGGGC